The proteins below come from a single Papaver somniferum cultivar HN1 chromosome 11, ASM357369v1, whole genome shotgun sequence genomic window:
- the LOC113322850 gene encoding E3 UFM1-protein ligase 1 homolog, with the protein MDAELLELQRQFEFAQQAKSSIRLSDRNVVELVQKLQELRIIDFDLLHTVSGKEYITPDQLKYEMITEIKKSGRVSLIDLSDIIGVDLYHIEKQAQVIVNEDKELMLIQGELISQSYWDNVAEEINERLQECSQISLAELAAQLHVGSELLASVLEPRLGSIVKGRFEGGQIYTPAYVARVSAMVRGATRAVTVPINLTAVWSSLQQLLQEMNGATGVAVDGSFFQSLFNGLVKEGEILGSVRAGVHWTPTVFAHAQKESVDSFFSQNSFVSYEVLQKLAIPQPKQYLQSRYPEGIALDTVFVHPSMIEMLDSAAEDAIEQKSWIDCLSVLPPFVGSQDALKLLSFCPSVQRALKSTNALILGDSCVLSNEFVKDIFNRMEKETETFILSKSAAQELHVNEAKGRHDSNTCTQSNEVGDESTGVKSGLEKGSKKKRGKTTGNSKAAAYESVPEIVENIPTKSNKKNQRKNKEANASQVSDKKSGGKSGKVKEDDLNIPDEDWIMEKILTLIPDFEGQGLDDPHTLIRPLATHLRPMLLNSWKERRKTVFTENAEKMKHLLDDLQKKLDEEFLNLQLYEKALDLFEDDPSVSVVLHKHLLRTTAASIVDRLLLTLDMHHKLKNGIAVEESQPDSASLSSGDRISLAKSLDASLSAKALSVVEALEGKRVETFMVALRALVEESGLLFKNLDKKLERTLLHSYRKDLTIQVSNETDPISLLPKVVSLLYLQVHNKALQAPGRAISAAVSRLKEKLEESAHNILLDYHSATVTLLALQSAAPDDEESCASDRIMTRKELLESLIPNLKGLVLKNTEPSLAEK; encoded by the exons ATGGACGCAGAGTTATTAGAGTTACAGAGACAATTCGAATTCGCACAACAAGCGAAATCAAGTATTCGATTATCAGATAGAAACGTAGTCGAATTAGTTCAAAAGCTTCAAGAGCTTCGTATCATCGATTTCGATCTCCTTCATACCGTCTCCGGCAAAGAATACATCACTCCT GATCAATTGAAGTATGAGATGATAACAGAGATAAAGAAATCAGGAAGAGTATCATTAATAGATCTATCAGATATAATTGGTGTTGATTTATATCACATAGAGAAGCAAGCACAAGTCATAGTTAATGAAGATAAAGAACTGATGTTGATACAAGGAGAATTGATATCACAAAGTTATTGGGATAATGTCGCTGAAGAAATTAATGAGAGATTGCAAGAATGTAGTCAGATTTCGTTGGCCGAGTTAGCTGCTCAATTGCATGTTGGTTCTGAATTGTTAGCTTCTGTTCTTGAACCAAGGCTTGGCTCCATT GTGAAAGGGAGATTTGAAGGTGGGCAAATATATACACCAGCATATGTAGCTCGTGTTAGTGCAATGGTACGTGGTGCGACAAGGGCGGTTACAGTTCCTATTAACTTAACAGCGGTCTGGAGTTCGTTGCAGCAATTATTGCAAGAAATGAATGGAGCCACTGGTGTGGCTGTTGATGGTTCATTTTTTCAGTCACTGTTTAATGGGTTGGTGAAGGAAGGGGAAATTCTTGGGTCTGTTCGTGCCGGAGTTCATTGGACACCAACG GTTTTCGCTCATGCTCAGAAAGAAAGTGTGGATTCTTTCTTCTCACAG AATTCTTTTGTCAGCTATGAAGTTCTTCAGAAGCTCGCAATTCCCCAGCCTAAGCAGTATTTGCAG TCAAGATACCCTGAAGGTATAGCCCTGGATACAGTATTTGTGCATCCATCAATGATTGAGATGTTGGATTCTGCTGCAGAGGATGCTATTGAACAGAAAAGCTG GATTGATTGTCTCTCAGTTTTACCTCCATTTGTTGGGTCTCAAGATGCTTTAAAGCTTTTGTCATTTTGTCCATCTGTTCAAAGAGCCCTCAAG TCTACAAATGCACTCATTTTGGGGGATTCATGCGTGTTGAGTAATGAATTTGTCAAA GATATCTTTAATCGAATGGAGAAGGAAACGGAAACTTTCATTCTTTCGAAATCTGCTGCTCAAGAGTTGCATGTGAATGAAGCCAAAGGTCGCCATGATTCCAATACGTGCACTCAGTCAAATGAAGTTGGTGATGAAAGTACTGGTGTTAAATCTGGTTTGGAGAAGGgatcaaagaagaaaagaggaaaaaCCACTGGAAATTCAAAAGCAGCTGCATATGAAAGTGTTCCCGAAATCGTGGAAAACATTCCTACTAAATCTAATAAGAAGAACCAGAGGAAAAACAAGGAAGCAAATGCCTCGCAGGTATCTGACAAAAAATCAGGTGGAAAATCGGGTAAGGTGAAAGAGGATGACCTTAATATTCCTGATGAGGACTGGATAATGGAAAAGATATTGACCTTGATACCCGATTTTGAAGGACAAG GTCTTGATGATCCACACACACTGATTAGACCATTGGCGACCCATTTAAGACCTATGCTGCTCAATTCctggaaagaaagaagaaagaccGTGTTTACGGAAAATGCAGAGAAAATGAAACACTTATTGGATGATCTGCAGAAGAAACTGGACGAG GAATTCTTAAATTTGCAGCTGTATGAGAAAGCATTGGATTTGTTTGAAGATGATCCTTCAGTATCT GTTGTCTTGCACAAACATTTACTAAGAACAACAGCTGCCTCTATTGTGGACCGGCTTTTActaactttg GACATGCACCATAAACTGAAGAATGGAATCGCAGTAGAAGAATCTCAGCCAGACTCTGCATCGCTGAGTTCTGGAGATAGAATTTCTCTT gcAAAGAGTTTAGACGCTTCTCTTTCAGCAAAGGCTCTTTCAGTAGTTGAGGCTTTGGAGGGAAAG CGGGTGGAGACATTCATGGTTGCCTTAAGAGCACTAGTTGAGGAAAG TGGGTTACTCTTTAAGAATCTTGATAAAAAGTTGGAGAGAACACTTTTGCATTCCTATCGGAAG GATTTGACGATTCAAGTTTCTAATGAAACCGATCCAATTTCCCTTCTTCCGAAAGTTGTATCGCTACTCTATTTGCAG GTGCATAACAAAGCTCTCCAAGCTCCAGGAAGGgctatttctgctgctgtttcTCGGTTGAAG GAGAAATTGGAAGAATCAGCTCATAATATCTTGTTGGATTACCATTCTGCAACAGTTACTCTTTTAGCTTTACAGTCAGCTGCACCAGATGAT GAAGAAAGCTGTGCATCAGATAGAATCATGACCAGAAAGGAATTATTAGAGAGCCTCATTCCAAACCTGAAAGGACTAGTTTTGAAGAACACTGAACCTTCACTTGCAGAGAAATAA
- the LOC113322313 gene encoding probable leucine-rich repeat receptor-like protein kinase At1g35710: MVQIAQVVATDTVFVFLLLAFPSVIFVSGGSSFSSTQLAEQVKALLNWRSTLISQTSSILPSWKRDFGAVSPCKWSGITCNNKGSVIVGFNLTGLGLQGTLLGFNFSCFTNLVSLVLSNNILSGLIPSQISNLTSLIHLDLSQNEFGGFIPEEIGRLSSLTSLALYTNKLNGSIPSSVWNLRNLIKLVLFGNRLTGELPTELSNLTRMLVLTLANNSLSGTIPASIGQCSSLTFLHLGRNNFTGNVPKEIVTAGKLRFLQLNNNNFNGTLSNFVSKLQYLEVVNLANNKFGGSIPSELGLLRGLRILSLRLNNFYGSIPEEIMQLPQLRILDLSRNNLTGLIPSNIGNLEKLTSRLNDTVVTDDYYNFRSVQLKMDIKGITVQLAMLYSYTSAIDLSCNNLEGSIPKEIVSLKGLFMLNLSYNHFSGNIPANIGDMSGLESLDLCYNRLSGNIPQSLTSMDSLGFLNLSYNKLSGRIPEGTHFETLSWDGSIFTGNELLCGVPTEKICEGDQNISSTNEIEEYEEEEDEFYVAIATGIGVGTWGLFFVLLLKKEKWWSGYLEFVDSIAVRTIRCFHKI; encoded by the coding sequence ATGGTGCAAATAGCACAAGTTGTTGCCACTGATACCGTTTTTGTGTTCTTGTTGTTGGCTTTTCCTTCAGTTATTTTTGTATCTGGTGGTTCTTCATTTAGTTCAACACAACTAGCCGAACAAGTTAAGGCTTTGCTGAATTGGAGATCAACACTTATTAGCCAGACTTCATCTATTCTCCCATCTTGGAAGAGAGATTTTGGTGCAGTAAGTCCGTGCAAATGGTCTGGAATCACTTGCAATAACAAGGGAAGCGTCATCGTGGGATTCAATCTAACAGGTTTGGGTTTGCAAGGTACGCTCCTTGGTTTCAACTTCTCATGTTTCACCAATTTAGTTAGTCTTGTCTTGAGCAACAACATACTCTCCGGGTTGATTCCGTCGCAAATTAGTAATCTTACTAGTCTTATTCACCTTGATCTTTCTCAAAATGAATTTGGTGGATTCATTCCTGAAGAAATTGGAAGATTAAGCTCTCTTACTTCCTTAGCTTTGTATACTAACAAGCTTAATGGTTCAATTCCTAGTTCTGTGTGGAATTTGAGAAATTTAATTAAGTTGGTTCTTTTTGGCAACCGGTTAACCGGGGAATTGCCCACAGAATTGAGCAATTTAACACGGATGCTAGTATTGACTCTGGCTAATAACTCTCTTTCTGGGACAATACCTGCTAGTATAGGGCAATGTAGCAGTCTTACATTTCTCCACCTTGGCAGAAATAATTTCACAGGAAATGTTCCGAAGGAGATTGTAACAGCAGGAAAATTGAGATTTCTTCAATTGAATAACAACAATTTCAATGGTACTCTTTCTAATTTCGTAAGTAAACTTCAATATTTGGAAGTTGTTAACTTAGCGAATAACAAGTTTGGAGGCAGTATACCCTCTGAGCTGGGTTTGCTTCGTGGCCTTCGAATCCTTTCTTTGAGGTTAAACAACTTCTATGGGTCTATCCCTGAAGAGATCATGCAGTTGCCTCAACTCCGTATATTGGATTTGTCGCGTAACAATTTAACCGGTTTAATTCCCAGCAACATTGGGAACTTGGAGAAGCTAACAAGTAGACTTAATGACACAGTTGTGACTGATGACTATTATAATTTTAGATCTGTGCAGTTGAAGATGGATATCAAAGGGATCACGGTCCAACTTGCAATGCTATACAGCTATACCTCTGCAATCGACCTATCATGCAATAATCTAGAGGGAAGCATTCCAAAAGAGATAGTTTCATTAAAAGGACTTTTCATGCTTAATTTGTCCTATAATCATTTCTCGGGTAATATCCCTGCAAATATCGGAGATATGTCAGGATTAGAGTCACTGGATTTATGCTACAATAGATTGTCAGGGAATATCCCACAGTCTTTGACATCAATGGATTCTCTTGGTTTTCTGAATTTATCTTACAATAAGTTGAGTGGCAGGATTCCAGAAGGAACTCATTTTGAGACTTTGAGTTGGGATGGTTCAATTTTCACCGGGAATGAGTTGTTGTGCGGAGTACCAACAGAAAAAATCTGCGAGGGTGATCAGAATATTAGCTCTACAAATGAAATTGAAGAATATGAGGAGGAAGAGGATGAGTTCTACGTTGCTATTGCTACAGGCATTGGAGTTGGAACTTGGGgtttattctttgttttgcttctTAAAAAAGAGAAGTGGTGGAGTGGATATTTGGAATTTGTTGATTCTATTGCAGTTAGAACAATACGTTGTTTTCATAAAATTTGA
- the LOC113323825 gene encoding proline-rich protein 3-like: MARINSLVCVFALAFLALASTSYGYYDNEEPRPSGTEGQPFKISNYVPRVRVPKVPEVEHPEVPSVPEAEKPYVSTAPKVEKPYVPAVPEAEKPYVPTAPKVEKPYVPTTPKVPTPKNYAVQGLVYCQSGAERIPIEGVVTKVVCFAADLVSQLLVVTSKTDNKGYFYTPLDVSSIIYQVFQCKVYLDTCPMTICSHPTDINNGVTGALLSLNYHSLPNNKNLYSVGPFVYTPEPKY; this comes from the exons ATGGCAAGaatcaacagtttggtttgtgTTTTTGCTCTTGCTTTTCTTGCACTTGCATCTACTTCCTATGGTTATTATGATAATGAAGAACCAAGACCTTCTGGTACCGAAGGTCAACCTTTTAAGATTTCTAATTACGTTCCAAGAGTTAGAGTGCCTAAAGTTCCTGAGGTAGAACATCCAGAAGTCCCATCCGTTCCCGAGGCCGAGAAGCCATACGTCTCCACCGCACCTAAGGTTGAGAAGCCGTACGTTCCAGCCGTTCCCGAGGCCGAGAAGCCATACGTCCCAACCGCGCCTAAGGTTGAGAAGCCGTATGTCCCAACCACCCCTAAGGTCCCAACCCCCAAAAACTATGCAGTACAAGGGCTTGTCTACTGTCAATCCGGTGCTGAACGAATTCCAATTGAAG GAGTTgtgacaaaagttgtatgctttgCCGCTGATTTAGTTTCTCAGCTATTGGTCGTCACCAGTAAAACTGACAACAAGGGATACTTCTACACTCCATTGGATGTATCTTCCATCATTTACCAAGTTTTCCAGTGCAAGGTGTACCTTGATACATGCCCAATGACAATTTGCAGTCACCCTACCGATATCAACAATGGTGTCACTGGTGCCCTCCTCTCCCTCAACTATCACAGTCTCCCCAACAACAAGAACTTATACTCTGTTGGTCCTTTTGTTTACACTCCTGAGCCAAAGTACTAA